A region of the Methanobrevibacter ruminantium M1 genome:
ATTCCGCCTTTACAAAAGGAATAAAAATAAATAATCAGGATGAGCTTATAGATTTTAAAGTGGATAAATATGATGGCTTGATTCATTTGGCTCGTAAAAATAAGGGAATTGTTAGAGCCAAAGATTTGATAAATCTTGAATTGCTTATGAAAATTCCATTTTCCTTTGTATTGTTGATTTATGATAAGGAAATCATCTTAAATAATTCCCTAGAATTCAATGAAGATTATAGATATGGTGAGGACACTGATTTTGCACTTAGGTACTTGGCAAATTGTGGCAATGTTCGTGTAATTGATAAATATACTTATTTTTATTATCAAGAGGAAGATTCTATTTCAAGACAGGTCTCTTTGGATAGGTTTGAATCTGTAAAACTTTTTGAAAGTCTGGATTCCTATTTTAAAGAAGATGATTTGAGAGAAAAGTTGGTTCATTCAAGAATCCCTAGATTTATTTTTGGCAATATGAATTACTTCTTCTACAATGGATACAATAGTGAAGATGTTTTTAAAAAGATGGATGTTCTTGATTTATTTAACAAGTTAAGGCAGTTTAAGGTGTTTGAAAAAAGAGATTGGAAGTTTTATCTTAAGGTTAGATTGTTTTTATTGAATCATAGATTGTATTATAAATTGTGGTTAAGGTTTAAAAATAATCTATAATTTTTCTTAAAATTTTAAATAACTTGTTAAATTTATTATTTTTGTTTATTTAATATATCGCAGGTATTGTCTGTACTTCCATTGTCTAGTAAAATCATTTCATCATCAACATTTAAATTGTATCTACGAAGGATTCTATGATGTTGGATTCATTTTTCACTAGACTAATGGACACTATTTTCATTAAGTTTCTCCTTTTTTATGGTTTGCTTTTTTTTGAAAAATCGTTTAAAAGTTATTTATAAAAGATATAATTTTAAAATCTATTATAATTTATATTTCCATTTGACTGCATGGAATTAATAATCTCTTTAGAATTATTAATAAAGTAGTCACTCTTATTATAAGATACATTACTTGCGCTAATGTAATAATTCTTATGATTTTTCATAAAGTTAATATCTGCACTATATGATTCAGGAGTTTCTTTATATAAGAAGTATGCAGTAATTCCATTTTGACTAATGGTTTGATTAGAAGTGATATTTTTATCAGTTTCCAGTAAATCTTTTACTTTATTTTTTAAATTTCTAGAATCAGGAAGTTCACAAACTTTAATGGATATTTGATTTTTGCTATCCACTAATCTTACTTCTTTTTCGTTAATTCCTATTTACCAGGTAAAAATTTTGCTTAATTTGGTAAATGAACTACTGCCGATTTTAATATGATTTGCATCGTTAGCATTGTCCATGCTTGGACCTAAATCTAAATTAACATGAGTTAAAGTATTAATGGTGTCTAAACCATTATATGAAAAGTTAATACCTACATAAATAACAATTAAAATTGCAAGCAAAACATATAACTTTTTTAAATCATTCACTTAATTCACCTAATCATTTTTTCAATTCTGAAATTAATTTTGTTTTTTATTACTTTTTAATATATGCTTTTAAATATATATTGTTATGTTTATTGGTTTGAAAGAATTATTTTTTAGAGTACATCTTTTCATAATATTCTTGATATTCGCCGGATTTTACCTTTTCCATCCAGTCTTGATTGTCTAGATACCAGTGGATTGTTTCCACTATTCCTGTTTCAAATGTGTATTTTGGTTTCCAGCCTAATTCTTCTGTTATCTTGCTTGAGTCTATTGCATAACGTCTGTCATGTCCTAGTCTGTCTTTTACAAATTTTATTAGGCTTTCTGGTTTGTTAAGTTCCTTGAGAATGAGTTTTACTATTTCTATGTTTTGCTTTTCGTTGTGGCCACCTATATTGTATACTTCTCCTATCTTTCCTTTGTGGAGGACTAGGTCGATTGCTGAGCAGTGGTCGTAGACATGTAGCCAGTCCCTTATGTTTTTTCCGTCACCGTATATAGGAAGCTCCTTGTCTTCCAATGCGTTAGAAATCATTAGAGGGATGAGTTTTTCTGGGAATTGGTATGGGCCATAGTTGTTTGAGCATCTTGTTATGTTGATTGGAAGGTCGAATGTTTCTCCATATGCTCTTACCATGAGGTCTGCACCTGCCTTTGAAGCTGAATATGGACTGTTAGCCTGGAGAGGAGTTGTTTCGGTGAAATATCCTTCAGGGCCTAGGCTTCCATATACCTCGTCGGTGGATACTTGTAGGAATTTTTTGATTTGGTATTTATAGGCTGCATCAAGCAATACCTGTGTTCCGATTATATTGGATTTGATGAATATCTGCGGATCTTCTATGCTGCGGTCCACATGGCTTTCAGCTGCAAAATTGACTATGTAGTCTACGCTGCTTACAACAACATCAACAAGACCTTCATCCATGATATTTCCCTTAACAAAGGAATAATTCGGATTATCTTCAATATCTTCAAGATTTTCAAGGTTTCCACAGTAAGTCAAAGCATCTAAATTAACTATTTCATAATCAGGATACTTATCAAGCATATATTTTATAAAGTTACTACCTATAAAACCTGCACCGCCAGTAACTAAAATTTTTGTCATAAAAACACCTTAAATAAAATTAAATTCAAAAATCAGTTGGAGTCTCTTTCATCGGCTTCCATAATTTGTCCTTTTCAGATAAAATTATATCTTCTTCCTTAAGATTTCCCAATGGCCATTTTATTCCTATTTCTGGATCGTTCCATTGGATTCCTCCCTCATCATCTCCTTTGTAGAAGTCTGTGCATTTGTATACAAATTCTGCTTCATCTGATAATACTAAAAAGCCATGGGCAAATCCTTTTGGTATAAATAGTTGTTTTTTGTTTTCTTCAGAGAGTATTTCCCCTACCCATTTTCCATATGTGGGTGAGTCTTTTCTAAGATCCACTCCCACATCGAAGACTTCTCCTTTTATTACACGAACCAGCTTTCCTTGTGGCTGTGTGTATTGGAAATGGAGACCTCTAAGGACACCTTTAGATGACTTTGATTGATTGTCTTGAACAAAGGTTAAATCAATCCCCTCTGCCTTAAAGTCATTCTCATTGTAGGTTTCCATAAAGTAGCCCCTTTCATCTTCAAAAACGGTAGGTTCAACTGTAAATACACCTTCAATTTCACTTTTAACAATCTTAAACTTGCCCATTTTAACACCTTAATCTATTCTAATATTGCATGATATTTATGAATTAGTTATTTGAAATTTCTATGATAATTATGATTTTTGTACAATATGATTTTTGTACAATTATGTTTTTTTATAATTATGATTTTGTGACATTTATGAATTAGTTATTTTTTCATTTTTGCCAGTTTGATTAGATATTGCCCGTAATTAGTTTTTTTTAAAGGTTCGGCTAATTCGAGAAGTTTCTCTTTAGGAATATAACCATTTATAAATGCTATCTCTTCGAGACATGCTACATAAACGCTTTGTCTTTTTTGGATAGTTTCTATAAAATTTGCGGCTTCAAGCAAGCCGTCATGAGTTCCGGTATCTAACCAAGCCATGCCTCTACCAAGAAGTTCTACTTTAAGTTTTCCTCTTTTAAGATACTCGTCATTAACAGAGGTAATTTCTTTTTCACCTCTAAATGAGGGCTTAACATTTTTAGCTATTTCAATCACGTCATTATCATAAAAATATAGTCCTGGGATAATATAATTTGATTTTGGATTTTTAGGTTTTTCTTCAACGGATAAAACATTCCATTCATCATCAAATTCAACTACGCCAAAACTTTCTGGATTTTGAGTGTAATAACCAAAAATAACTGCACCTTCTTCAAGGTTCATAGCTCTTTTCAGTATTTCACTAAATCTATGTCCGTGAAATACATTATCTCCTAAAATAAGAGCAACATTATCATCACCAATAAATTTTTCGCCTATTATAAAAGCTTCAGCTAAACCATTGGGATTTTCTTGAGCTTCATATGAAAAGCTTATTCCTAAATTCTCTCCATCACCTAAAAGTTCTTTATACATAGGCAAATCCCTTGGAGTAGAAATTATTAATATTTCTTTAATTCCGGCAAGCATTAAAACAGAAATTGGATAATAAATCATTGGCTTATCATACAAAGGCAATAACTGTTTTGATACAGCTTTTGTAATTGGATACAGTCTTGTTCCAGAACCTCCAGCTAATACTATTCCTTTCATAAAATCTAATCCTTAAAAATTAATTTTTATTAAATATATTGCTTATTTTCCTAAAAGGAGCACCGAATTTCCAAGTTTTGGAAGATAAAATAGAGTTTTTTTCTTCTTCTAAATTCAATATTTTTTGCTCCAAATCATAATTAAGATTATTTAAATTTTTAATATCTTCTAGAAAATCTTTATTTGTTTTAGTCAGTAGCAAATTATCTTCTTTTAAACTGTCATTTTCATATGTCTTTGAGTAAATATCTCCATTCAAATTTTCAATAGTTTTTAAAGTCCTTTGATTTGCATATTCGAGATCATTAATTTTATTTTTTAAAGAAGATTTCTCATTGCATAAGTCATCTACTATTTTTTCTAATTCTATATTTGTATTGTTTATATTGTTTAATTCTATTTTTAAGTTTGTTTTATCGTTTGTAACCTTGTTTAGTTCTTTTTCTATTTCTGTTTTGGTATTGTTTAAATCCTTCAGTTCGTTCTCTAGGTAGGTTTTGTCATCTTTTAGATTATCTAATAGCTTTTCTAATTCCTTTTGGTTATTGGTTGAAATGATTAGTTTTTCTTTTAAGTCTATATTGGTGTTGTTTAGTTTGTCTAGTTCTTTTTCTATTTCTGTTTTGGTGTTGTTTAGTTTGTCTAGTTCTTTTTCTAAATTAGAATTAATGCCAGTTAAATCAATATTTTTTTTATTTAAAGAGTTATTCATATCTTTTAAGTTATTTATTTCAATATTCTTATTTTTAATAATGTGTTCCTGTGTAAATCTTAATTTTAAATAAGTTTTCTCTAAAAGCCCTATAACATCACTATCATAAAAAATTTGCAATATTGTTTTTTCATCACATGATTGACTAGGAAACAAAACACCAAATCCATAGAATGCATTTAAACAGAAGAATGATAAATTTAAATTAGTTTCATCTAAAAAATCTTCTATGGCTGTTAAGACTCCATTTTTAGGAGTATTCTCAAAAACTGCATTATTAAAAGTTGGATTTAAACCAATATCTCCCAATTCATTTTTATCTGGAAACATAGCCAAATTTTTATAAGGATGGCGAAATTCCTCAGGAATAAGTTCTGGATTATAATAAAGGTCTCTTCTAGCATATGGCCATGAAACATCATGAAAGATTATTAGCGGAAAATTATTTTGATCGAATCTTTTTTCAATTAATTTAAGCTCATTATAAACTGTATACCAGTTATGATCTCCATCAATAAGGACAGCGTCATAATCCTCTATTAAATTAAGCCCATTTAAACTTAATTCCTTTAAAAATTCGAATTTATCTCCATATTTATTTTTTAAAGATATGGGGTCAAAAGAAGAATCAGGATTTGGATCGATAACTTTTAACTTTGAATTAGTATAATAGCAATATTCTAAAATGTTTTTTGTATTTTCTCCTTTAAAACAACCGATTTCAACAATTACTTCTGGTTTAAATTCATAAAATAAAGGTAAAATTAAATCATTCCAAAATCTGTTCATGATAACACCTGATATTTATATAATAAGTAAATATATTTATTATAATATATATACATAATATGTAATCATAAGCATTTTGTATAAATTTTTAATTTTTATTATTTTTATTATTTTTATTTCAGATTCGGTGGTTTAATGACATATAAAGTAAGTATAATTATTCCAGTATATAATGCAGCAGAGTTTATTATTAGGGATACTTTAAAATCTATAGAAAATCAAACAATGGATTTTGAGGATATTGAAGTTATTTTAGTTAATGATTGTTCAACAGATAATACAGCGAAAGTAATTAATGAATATGCTAAAGAACATGAGAATATTGTTCCAATAAATCTTAAAGAAAATAACGGTCAACCAGGCATTCCAAGAAACATTGGAATTACCTATGCAAGCGCAGACTATCTTATGTTTTTAGATCAGGACGATACCTTTAAAAAGAATGCATGTGAAACATTATACAATAAAATATCAACGGAAAATGTTGATATGGTATGTGGTAACCACAATATCGTAAGCAATGGAAGATCTAACATTTGCTTTAACTTCGATTGGGCCGAAGAGGATGAAATTAAAATCAATAAGATTGACGAAAACCCAAATTTCCTAACAATGGGAGTTGCAGCATGGTCTAAAATATTAAGAAGGGAATTTGTCTTGGATAATAATTTGAAATTTACCGAAGGAGTTGGGGAAGATATATTCTTCTCAATCAGGGCATTGTTACTGGCAGAAGGAATAATTCTGCTTAAAAATTTCATCGTTGTGGATTACCTAGTTAGGGGGGAATCCCTTTCACACCAAGTCAATGCAGAATATCTTGATGAATTCTGTGAGTTTTACTTAAATTTCTTTAATTACTGTGAAAAAAACATAAAAAACGACAATTTATACCATCCTTTATTCAATGGCAGGCTGAACCATGTCCTATCCATGCTTTTCTTCGCTGATTTGTACTTTGATGACCTCTCTTGGGTATTAATCAAGATTCATGAATTGTTTAAGAAAGTGGCTGAGAAACCATTCGTTTTTGAAGATAC
Encoded here:
- a CDS encoding glycosyltransferase family 2 protein, with protein sequence MHEYEISIIIPTYNSSKTIERTIHSILTQDFKNYEMVFVDDASNDDTVSCIQETLADKKVNYQLIVNKNNKGPAYCRNRGVFASRGKYIVFVDSDDLIQFNHISSLHNYVKSDNFDSAFTKGIKINNQDELIDFKVDKYDGLIHLARKNKGIVRAKDLINLELLMKIPFSFVLLIYDKEIILNNSLEFNEDYRYGEDTDFALRYLANCGNVRVIDKYTYFYYQEEDSISRQVSLDRFESVKLFESLDSYFKEDDLREKLVHSRIPRFIFGNMNYFFYNGYNSEDVFKKMDVLDLFNKLRQFKVFEKRDWKFYLKVRLFLLNHRLYYKLWLRFKNNL
- the rfbB gene encoding dTDP-glucose 4,6-dehydratase, which produces MTKILVTGGAGFIGSNFIKYMLDKYPDYEIVNLDALTYCGNLENLEDIEDNPNYSFVKGNIMDEGLVDVVVSSVDYIVNFAAESHVDRSIEDPQIFIKSNIIGTQVLLDAAYKYQIKKFLQVSTDEVYGSLGPEGYFTETTPLQANSPYSASKAGADLMVRAYGETFDLPINITRCSNNYGPYQFPEKLIPLMISNALEDKELPIYGDGKNIRDWLHVYDHCSAIDLVLHKGKIGEVYNIGGHNEKQNIEIVKLILKELNKPESLIKFVKDRLGHDRRYAIDSSKITEELGWKPKYTFETGIVETIHWYLDNQDWMEKVKSGEYQEYYEKMYSKK
- the rfbC gene encoding dTDP-4-dehydrorhamnose 3,5-epimerase yields the protein MGKFKIVKSEIEGVFTVEPTVFEDERGYFMETYNENDFKAEGIDLTFVQDNQSKSSKGVLRGLHFQYTQPQGKLVRVIKGEVFDVGVDLRKDSPTYGKWVGEILSEENKKQLFIPKGFAHGFLVLSDEAEFVYKCTDFYKGDDEGGIQWNDPEIGIKWPLGNLKEEDIILSEKDKLWKPMKETPTDF
- the rfbA gene encoding glucose-1-phosphate thymidylyltransferase RfbA, with translation MKGIVLAGGSGTRLYPITKAVSKQLLPLYDKPMIYYPISVLMLAGIKEILIISTPRDLPMYKELLGDGENLGISFSYEAQENPNGLAEAFIIGEKFIGDDNVALILGDNVFHGHRFSEILKRAMNLEEGAVIFGYYTQNPESFGVVEFDDEWNVLSVEEKPKNPKSNYIIPGLYFYDNDVIEIAKNVKPSFRGEKEITSVNDEYLKRGKLKVELLGRGMAWLDTGTHDGLLEAANFIETIQKRQSVYVACLEEIAFINGYIPKEKLLELAEPLKKTNYGQYLIKLAKMKK
- a CDS encoding class I SAM-dependent methyltransferase, which codes for MNRFWNDLILPLFYEFKPEVIVEIGCFKGENTKNILEYCYYTNSKLKVIDPNPDSSFDPISLKNKYGDKFEFLKELSLNGLNLIEDYDAVLIDGDHNWYTVYNELKLIEKRFDQNNFPLIIFHDVSWPYARRDLYYNPELIPEEFRHPYKNLAMFPDKNELGDIGLNPTFNNAVFENTPKNGVLTAIEDFLDETNLNLSFFCLNAFYGFGVLFPSQSCDEKTILQIFYDSDVIGLLEKTYLKLRFTQEHIIKNKNIEINNLKDMNNSLNKKNIDLTGINSNLEKELDKLNNTKTEIEKELDKLNNTNIDLKEKLIISTNNQKELEKLLDNLKDDKTYLENELKDLNNTKTEIEKELNKVTNDKTNLKIELNNINNTNIELEKIVDDLCNEKSSLKNKINDLEYANQRTLKTIENLNGDIYSKTYENDSLKEDNLLLTKTNKDFLEDIKNLNNLNYDLEQKILNLEEEKNSILSSKTWKFGAPFRKISNIFNKN
- a CDS encoding glycosyltransferase family 2 protein — its product is MTYKVSIIIPVYNAAEFIIRDTLKSIENQTMDFEDIEVILVNDCSTDNTAKVINEYAKEHENIVPINLKENNGQPGIPRNIGITYASADYLMFLDQDDTFKKNACETLYNKISTENVDMVCGNHNIVSNGRSNICFNFDWAEEDEIKINKIDENPNFLTMGVAAWSKILRREFVLDNNLKFTEGVGEDIFFSIRALLLAEGIILLKNFIVVDYLVRGESLSHQVNAEYLDEFCEFYLNFFNYCEKNIKNDNLYHPLFNGRLNHVLSMLFFADLYFDDLSWVLIKIHELFKKVAEKPFVFEDTSYRIFFDTLIKDEYPFENSINIYSAIKSNRERKFDKGVKYLEQEAKLYIDNGNGFNEKDSIIANYKIYEFNEVEFNLENFKNIKRIRFDPITWNFINCVIHEIKTNNGDLLYEAINSINRRELYGLNKEEQSSNRNSKENIRYKSSDDSSAEGIADIFLTTDSQYLLYGDFNNLKSIKINFEVNLIDNNEVSKIVENLIENYDH